In one Candidatus Nitronereus thalassa genomic region, the following are encoded:
- the mutS gene encoding DNA mismatch repair protein MutS: MSTSDLTPLMRQYKEVKEAYRDAIVFFRVGDFYEMFFEDAKEASSILNITLTSRDKNSPNPVPLCGIPHHASSNYVSKLLKSGKTVALCEQVEDPKFAKGLVKREVVRLYTPGTLFDAELLDSKESNFLSAVSWTTQINKEEFFRCGMAAADLSTGEFILAEFFGPHAQDDLLDELLRTGPQELILPDNSSQGHPSLQRLLAAISTLRIPCVQDDNPGDSHMDAAHRLLLDQFEVAGLENLNLDPSMVSVQAAVMILKYLHRTQPLLRHGHLQRPQVRHTTQEMHVDAMTLRNLEILFPLNPEQKNATLLSVLDHTVTAMGSRLLRHWLVRPLLNVRAINERLDAVAEMVKEIKGRMELRETLKGIPDLERISSRIALETGTPRDLLNLREALSSIPTVRQRLIPFQSPLIKGLLQGWDDLQDLAMFIQRAISPEAPINAKEGGIIQDGYNEEVDDLRRITREGSRWITDLEQQERHTTGIDSLKVKYNQVFGYYFEVTKPNLSRVPGHFIRKQTMANAERFTSDKLRSLEEKITGASLTLRDLENELFQAVRQKVGQETLRVQGMAKRFGILDLILTFSEISAKYRYSRPELHEGGGIHIKEGRHPVIEKLLASEGFIANDTCLDLDENRLLLITGPNMAGKSTFLRQTGLIVLLAHIGCFVPASEAKIGLVDRIFTRVGASDNLAGGQSTFMVEMSETARILGASTSKSLILLDEIGRGTSTYDGLSLAWSIAEYIQDRNHLGARTLFATHYHEMTELENHRSGIKNYTIAVKELEDNIVFLRKIIPGKADRSYGIHVAQMAGIPKQVISRAEEVLSQLEQSESSQKTDSEQTPNDRNDLPTPHPILEEVKQMDLFTMTPLEAMNRLAELKKQIG; the protein is encoded by the coding sequence GAGGATGCGAAGGAGGCGTCCAGCATTCTCAATATTACCCTCACCTCCCGGGATAAAAACAGTCCAAACCCAGTGCCTTTGTGCGGGATTCCTCATCACGCCTCTTCCAATTACGTTTCCAAACTTCTGAAGTCTGGAAAAACCGTCGCGCTCTGCGAGCAGGTGGAAGACCCGAAATTTGCCAAGGGATTGGTCAAACGTGAAGTCGTAAGGCTCTATACTCCGGGTACTCTATTCGACGCCGAACTACTTGACTCCAAAGAATCCAACTTTTTGTCGGCCGTGTCATGGACGACCCAAATTAATAAAGAAGAATTTTTTCGATGTGGGATGGCTGCCGCGGATCTTTCCACGGGAGAATTTATCCTTGCTGAGTTTTTCGGACCTCATGCTCAGGACGATTTGCTTGACGAACTTCTTCGAACCGGACCCCAGGAATTGATACTTCCAGATAACTCCTCCCAAGGTCACCCCTCACTCCAAAGGTTGCTGGCAGCCATTTCCACCCTGCGAATTCCTTGCGTTCAAGACGACAACCCTGGCGATTCTCATATGGATGCCGCGCATCGGCTTCTCCTCGACCAGTTTGAGGTGGCAGGATTAGAGAATTTGAACCTTGATCCCTCGATGGTATCTGTTCAAGCAGCCGTCATGATTCTCAAATATCTGCATCGCACCCAACCCTTGTTACGCCATGGGCACCTTCAACGTCCTCAGGTTCGGCATACTACCCAAGAAATGCATGTAGATGCCATGACCTTACGAAACTTAGAAATCCTTTTTCCCCTGAATCCCGAACAAAAAAACGCCACCTTGCTTTCGGTTTTGGATCACACGGTAACGGCTATGGGAAGCCGCTTGCTTCGACACTGGCTAGTTCGCCCCCTCCTCAATGTACGCGCCATCAATGAGCGACTGGATGCCGTCGCTGAGATGGTCAAAGAAATCAAAGGTCGAATGGAACTTCGCGAAACCTTAAAAGGTATTCCCGACCTTGAGCGAATCAGCAGCCGGATCGCTCTGGAAACCGGGACACCTCGGGACCTTCTCAATTTACGGGAAGCGCTTTCCTCTATCCCAACAGTTCGGCAACGACTAATTCCTTTTCAGAGTCCGTTAATCAAGGGGCTTCTTCAAGGCTGGGACGATCTTCAAGACCTTGCGATGTTTATTCAAAGGGCGATCTCACCCGAAGCACCGATCAATGCCAAAGAGGGTGGGATCATTCAAGATGGCTATAACGAGGAAGTCGACGATCTTCGAAGAATTACACGCGAAGGAAGCCGATGGATTACTGATCTTGAACAGCAGGAACGCCATACCACTGGCATTGATTCCCTGAAAGTCAAGTATAACCAGGTTTTTGGATACTATTTCGAGGTCACCAAACCAAACCTTTCTCGTGTTCCGGGACACTTCATTCGGAAACAGACCATGGCCAATGCGGAACGGTTCACCTCCGATAAGTTGCGTAGCCTGGAAGAAAAGATCACCGGAGCCAGCCTTACCTTACGGGACTTAGAAAATGAGCTGTTTCAAGCCGTTCGCCAAAAAGTTGGGCAGGAAACCTTACGGGTTCAGGGCATGGCGAAACGCTTTGGCATTCTCGACCTCATTCTCACTTTTTCAGAAATCTCCGCCAAATATCGATACTCCCGTCCGGAACTTCATGAGGGAGGAGGGATTCATATTAAGGAAGGACGACACCCAGTCATTGAAAAGCTTTTGGCCTCCGAAGGATTTATCGCTAATGATACCTGTTTGGACCTTGACGAAAACCGTCTCCTGCTCATCACCGGACCTAACATGGCCGGCAAAAGCACCTTTTTACGACAAACTGGTCTCATTGTTTTGCTCGCCCATATTGGGTGTTTTGTGCCTGCGTCTGAAGCAAAAATCGGCCTGGTCGATAGAATATTTACAAGAGTGGGAGCTTCGGATAACCTCGCTGGAGGGCAAAGTACCTTCATGGTGGAAATGTCCGAGACAGCCAGAATTCTTGGGGCTTCTACGTCAAAAAGTCTTATTCTTCTGGATGAAATAGGAAGGGGAACCAGTACTTATGATGGGTTAAGCCTGGCCTGGTCCATTGCGGAATACATTCAGGACCGCAACCATTTGGGAGCCAGAACTCTTTTTGCGACCCATTACCATGAAATGACGGAATTGGAAAACCACCGAAGCGGGATAAAAAATTACACCATTGCCGTGAAGGAATTGGAAGACAATATAGTTTTTTTAAGAAAAATTATTCCAGGAAAGGCCGACAGGAGTTACGGAATTCATGTCGCTCAAATGGCCGGCATACCAAAACAAGTGATCAGCCGTGCAGAAGAAGTTCTCTCTCAACTCGAACAATCAGAAAGTTCCCAAAAAACAGACAGCGAACAAACCCCTAATGATAGAAACGACCTGCCTACACCCCATCCCATCCTTGAAGAAGTAAAACAAATGGATCTGTTTACCATGACACCATTAGAGGCAATGAATCGATTAGCTGAGTTAAAAAAACAAATCGGTTAA